In the genome of Nitrospiria bacterium, one region contains:
- a CDS encoding nucleotidyltransferase: MNEQEVLKIVIQRLESAGMPYMVTGSIAANFYTVPRMTRDIDIIIEVGEEKIEKLFSLFSNDFYIDRDVVKHALQSKGMFNIIHREGVVKVDFIIRKDTEYRRVEFERRRTVEFEGSRVFVASPEDLILSKLDWANDSQSEMQIRDVKNLLQTVPDLDRRYIQKWVAKLGLQKIYQEANR, translated from the coding sequence GTGAACGAGCAGGAGGTTCTAAAAATTGTAATTCAGAGGCTGGAATCGGCCGGGATGCCATATATGGTGACAGGCTCGATCGCCGCGAATTTCTATACCGTCCCTAGAATGACAAGGGATATTGATATCATCATCGAGGTCGGAGAGGAAAAGATCGAGAAACTATTCTCCCTTTTCTCGAATGACTTTTATATTGACCGGGATGTCGTGAAACACGCGCTTCAAAGCAAGGGAATGTTCAACATCATTCATCGGGAAGGAGTCGTTAAAGTTGACTTTATCATTAGAAAAGATACAGAATACCGCCGGGTCGAATTTGAACGCAGGCGCACCGTCGAGTTTGAGGGGTCAAGGGTTTTTGTGGCCTCACCGGAGGACCTCATCCTATCCAAATTGGATTGGGCCAACGACAGCCAATCCGAAATGCAGATCAGGGATGTAAAAAATCTCCTTCAGACCGTACCCGATTTGGATCGGCGGTACATTCAAAAGTGGGTGGCCAAACTGGGACTCCAGAAAATCTATCAAGAGGCAAACAGATGA
- a CDS encoding spermidine synthase, which produces MRALLYGIFFLSGASALIFETLWFHQAGLAFGNSVWASSLVLSGFMGGLALGNALAARYGDRLGNPIRVYAIAELAIGLTGVGLIYLFPVLGAVLAPWLGPFLDHPWVLNPIRLFIAFILLLIPTTAMGITLPLLTKALSGPAENFGHVLGRLYGWNTVGAVVGVVLGELELIRILGVQGTALAAGALNTVAAGAAGWLAGKSPGQTPASGPPVREALPLDKGSRWLAAAFLSGFCLLALEVVWFRFLLLFILGHTVAFALMLGIVLAGIALGGLAASYMLRLWPDAHRLNAPVAFSAGSLCVVSYATFPLVIHPYGTLELFKALDIVHLGLPLMFPVCFLSGVLFTFLGAALRNDLASETATVGALTLTNTIGAAFGSLAGGFFLLPVLGMERSFFLLALLYGGIGVWLLVNGPAPRRIATVAAVVFLLIAALFPFGSMTRGYLTLPVKRFIDEGAPGRIAAIREGLTQTIIYFERTLWDKPLAYRLLTNSYSMSANDYKDRRYMDLFVNWPMAVHPHIKRALLICFGVGNTAKALTDSRGVETIDVVDISRDVLEMSDVVYPNGADNPLHDPRVRVHIEDGRYFLQTTDQRFDLITGEPPPTNVAGVVNLYSREYYQLIYNRLAEGGMVTYWLPLSNLSISSTKAILRAFCDVFEDCSLWNGTAVSLMMVGSRHATGPVSEEDFTRQWNDRVVAPELSAVGVERPEQLGALFIGDADYLRTLTRDTPPLVDNYPKRISAPFEPPEEVARFFAGWMDVLADRERFRTSPLIQGLWPVRMRNDSLPYFDIQRVINAQWYGARSHLGIEDLHSLLTRSRLTTTALWLMGSNSDIQRIVSGADPQALSNPALQYHLGVRFISERNYAAAVEPLSRAEGSPELRDQAFRFRIYALCMSGQTDEAQHLAQLRLAQLLKEKGTHAESLKETDLPPYWVWMKKTFGIDPLAGV; this is translated from the coding sequence ATGAGGGCTCTTCTCTACGGCATTTTCTTTCTCTCGGGAGCTTCCGCGCTTATCTTTGAAACACTCTGGTTCCACCAGGCGGGTTTGGCGTTCGGCAACAGCGTTTGGGCATCGAGCCTCGTCCTCTCGGGCTTCATGGGCGGGCTCGCGCTGGGCAACGCGCTGGCCGCGCGCTACGGCGATCGCCTGGGCAACCCGATTCGGGTCTATGCGATCGCCGAGCTCGCCATCGGGCTTACGGGGGTGGGGCTCATCTATCTGTTTCCGGTCCTCGGAGCGGTGCTCGCGCCCTGGCTTGGCCCGTTCTTGGATCACCCCTGGGTCCTGAATCCGATCCGACTCTTTATCGCCTTTATCCTGCTGCTGATTCCGACCACGGCGATGGGAATCACGCTGCCCCTGCTCACAAAGGCTCTCTCCGGCCCCGCGGAGAATTTTGGACACGTGCTGGGCCGACTGTACGGATGGAACACCGTGGGAGCGGTCGTCGGAGTGGTCCTGGGCGAATTGGAATTGATCCGCATCCTTGGGGTGCAAGGCACAGCGCTCGCCGCCGGGGCGCTGAATACGGTTGCCGCCGGCGCCGCCGGATGGCTTGCGGGCAAATCCCCCGGTCAGACCCCGGCCTCCGGGCCCCCCGTCCGGGAGGCGCTTCCTTTGGATAAGGGGAGCCGTTGGCTCGCGGCCGCGTTTCTCTCGGGATTCTGCCTGCTCGCCCTGGAGGTGGTCTGGTTCCGCTTCCTGCTCCTTTTTATACTAGGCCATACGGTCGCGTTTGCGCTTATGTTGGGGATTGTACTGGCGGGCATTGCGCTCGGGGGCTTGGCCGCATCCTATATGCTGCGGCTCTGGCCCGATGCCCACCGTTTAAATGCGCCGGTTGCTTTCTCGGCCGGTTCCCTCTGCGTGGTCTCCTATGCGACGTTCCCGTTGGTCATTCACCCCTATGGAACCCTCGAACTTTTTAAGGCCTTGGATATCGTGCATCTGGGTCTTCCGCTCATGTTCCCGGTCTGTTTTCTGTCCGGTGTCCTGTTTACGTTCCTGGGCGCGGCCCTGCGGAATGATCTCGCCTCGGAAACCGCGACCGTCGGAGCGCTGACCTTGACCAACACCATCGGCGCCGCGTTCGGCTCACTGGCCGGCGGATTCTTTCTGCTTCCCGTCTTAGGAATGGAACGGTCTTTTTTTCTCCTGGCGCTCCTCTACGGCGGCATCGGGGTGTGGCTGCTGGTGAACGGCCCGGCCCCGCGCCGGATCGCCACGGTCGCCGCCGTCGTGTTTCTGCTCATCGCGGCGCTGTTTCCCTTCGGATCCATGACAAGGGGCTACCTCACGCTCCCGGTGAAGCGTTTTATCGACGAAGGCGCTCCGGGACGGATCGCGGCGATTCGCGAGGGCTTGACCCAGACCATCATCTACTTTGAAAGGACCCTGTGGGACAAGCCCCTGGCTTACAGGCTGCTCACCAACTCCTACTCGATGTCGGCGAACGACTACAAGGACCGCCGTTACATGGATCTCTTCGTCAACTGGCCGATGGCGGTTCATCCCCATATCAAACGAGCCCTCCTGATCTGCTTCGGGGTGGGAAACACGGCGAAAGCGCTGACGGATTCAAGGGGCGTTGAAACCATCGATGTGGTCGATATTTCCCGGGACGTTCTGGAAATGAGCGACGTCGTCTATCCGAACGGAGCCGACAATCCCCTGCATGACCCCCGGGTGCGCGTTCATATTGAAGACGGGCGCTATTTTCTTCAGACGACCGATCAGCGTTTCGATCTGATCACGGGAGAACCGCCGCCGACGAACGTGGCCGGTGTCGTCAACCTTTACTCGCGCGAGTACTACCAGCTCATTTACAACCGGCTCGCCGAAGGCGGCATGGTCACCTATTGGCTGCCCCTCTCCAACCTCTCCATTTCAAGCACCAAGGCCATCCTGCGGGCCTTTTGCGATGTGTTCGAGGACTGTTCGCTTTGGAACGGAACGGCCGTAAGCCTCATGATGGTGGGAAGCCGGCACGCGACCGGCCCGGTGTCGGAGGAGGATTTCACCCGCCAATGGAACGACCGGGTCGTCGCGCCCGAGCTATCGGCGGTCGGGGTGGAACGGCCGGAGCAGTTGGGGGCGCTGTTCATCGGGGATGCCGACTATCTGAGGACACTCACTCGCGACACCCCGCCTTTGGTCGACAACTATCCCAAACGAATCAGCGCCCCGTTCGAGCCTCCGGAGGAAGTGGCCCGGTTTTTTGCAGGCTGGATGGATGTACTCGCCGATCGAGAACGCTTTCGAACCAGCCCTCTGATCCAAGGTCTTTGGCCGGTGCGTATGCGGAATGATTCGCTTCCCTACTTTGACATTCAGCGCGTCATCAACGCGCAATGGTACGGCGCCCGGTCGCATCTGGGCATCGAAGATCTTCACTCCCTGTTGACCCGATCCCGTCTGACGACCACGGCGCTCTGGCTCATGGGAAGCAATTCGGATATCCAACGAATCGTATCCGGGGCGGATCCTCAGGCGCTCTCAAACCCGGCCCTGCAGTATCACCTCGGCGTCCGATTCATATCCGAACGCAATTACGCGGCGGCCGTCGAGCCTTTGAGCCGGGCCGAGGGGTCCCCGGAGCTTCGTGATCAGGCATTCCGGTTTCGTATTTACGCGCTCTGCATGTCCGGGCAAACCGACGAAGCCCAGCATTTGGCCCAGCTGCGATTGGCGCAGCTCTTGAAAGAAAAAGGGACCCACGCCGAATCCCTCAAAGAAACCGACCTGCCTCCTTACTGGGTTTGGATGAAGAAGACTTTCGGTATTGATCCGCTTGCAGGCGTCTGA
- a CDS encoding LemA family protein: MRRFMRTAVVALLLSSLAGCGYNDLQGLDENVKSAWSEVQNQYQRRADLIPNLVNVVKGYAAHERETLEAVTEARAKVGSLQVTPQTLNDPQSFKQFENAQAGLTSALSRLMVVVEKYPDLKANQNFLDLQSQLEGTENRITVARKRYIDSVNEYNKMVRYFPTNLTARYILHLEVRPNFAATTPGAEKPPEVKF; the protein is encoded by the coding sequence ATGCGAAGATTCATGCGAACGGCTGTCGTGGCATTACTACTATCGTCCCTGGCCGGCTGCGGGTATAACGATCTCCAGGGCCTCGATGAGAACGTGAAGTCGGCCTGGTCGGAGGTCCAGAACCAGTACCAGCGACGGGCGGACCTGATTCCGAACCTGGTCAACGTGGTCAAGGGATACGCGGCGCACGAGCGGGAGACCTTGGAGGCCGTCACCGAGGCCCGGGCCAAGGTGGGCTCGCTGCAGGTGACGCCGCAGACGCTCAACGATCCCCAGAGCTTCAAACAATTCGAGAACGCGCAAGCCGGTCTGACCTCGGCGCTTTCCAGGCTGATGGTCGTCGTGGAGAAATATCCCGATCTCAAGGCCAATCAGAATTTTCTGGACCTCCAGTCCCAGCTCGAGGGAACCGAAAACCGGATCACCGTGGCCCGCAAACGCTACATCGATTCCGTGAACGAGTACAACAAGATGGTCCGGTATTTTCCGACCAACCTTACGGCCCGGTATATCCTCCATTTGGAAGTCCGTCCCAATTTCGCGGCCACGACGCCGGGCGCCGAAAAACCGCCCGAGGTGAAGTTCTAA
- a CDS encoding TPM domain-containing protein, whose translation MRKVRRYLTPDDQERIRRAVAAAESRTRGEIVPMIVQASDSYARLHVAGGIGFAVTAFVVGLLLRPQSHPSWFLLLEILGYIFGNLLFRIDALKRLFLTHREMEAKVFDRALRAFYEHELHKTRESTGILILASLLERRVQILADRGIHEKVGDAEWRRAASVLTRALKEKRTGDGFCEAIAICGEVLARHFPADRTSPHGNLNELPDQPIQSD comes from the coding sequence ATGCGAAAGGTCCGCCGATATCTCACCCCGGATGATCAAGAACGGATCCGTCGAGCCGTGGCCGCGGCCGAGTCCCGCACGCGCGGCGAGATCGTGCCGATGATCGTTCAGGCGAGCGATTCCTATGCCCGCCTTCATGTGGCGGGCGGGATCGGCTTCGCCGTCACGGCCTTTGTGGTGGGGTTGCTCCTCCGGCCTCAAAGCCATCCCTCATGGTTTTTACTGCTCGAGATTTTGGGCTACATCTTCGGCAATCTTCTGTTCCGGATCGACGCCCTCAAGCGCCTTTTCCTCACGCACCGGGAAATGGAGGCCAAGGTTTTCGATCGGGCCCTTCGTGCCTTCTATGAACACGAACTGCATAAAACGCGGGAATCCACGGGCATACTGATCCTCGCCTCGCTATTGGAACGCCGGGTTCAGATCCTGGCCGATCGGGGAATTCATGAAAAGGTGGGCGATGCCGAGTGGCGGAGGGCGGCGAGCGTCCTGACAAGGGCCCTGAAGGAAAAACGGACCGGCGACGGGTTTTGCGAAGCGATCGCGATCTGCGGCGAGGTGCTGGCCCGGCACTTTCCGGCCGACAGAACAAGTCCGCATGGGAATCTCAATGAGCTGCCGGATCAACCGATTCAGAGTGATTAA
- a CDS encoding restriction endonuclease, which translates to MIQAGLDPKITVKHDEKLKDKHGHRRQFDVVLRGKFGGHEVLGVIECKDLQGPVGTPVIDAFITKAASVGADLKFVVSKRGFSKPALKIAADNHVNTLSLLKSPTEKHGFSVGDYVYACKLTWTSVRLGAVLTNGTTLSILDRPQDVCVNGYSIFEWILQEAHSTFLRIPEPGWYRLRLSFREPATIVLSSGAHQIQVLEVHLKREREYRRKAAFAVGSGFVDFGSKELKVPGGGSIEVSFTADPHLKDWEPLDALPEKPSALVPGTLFVYSRPAEVPHSSFDARSVAEITFNPLVT; encoded by the coding sequence ATGATCCAAGCAGGGTTGGATCCTAAAATCACAGTCAAACACGATGAAAAGCTAAAGGACAAACACGGCCACCGGCGTCAGTTCGATGTCGTCTTACGAGGAAAATTTGGCGGGCACGAGGTTCTTGGGGTGATCGAATGCAAGGATTTACAGGGTCCTGTAGGTACTCCCGTCATTGATGCCTTTATTACTAAGGCCGCAAGCGTGGGTGCAGATCTGAAGTTCGTTGTATCGAAGCGCGGATTTTCTAAGCCGGCCCTCAAAATCGCCGCTGACAACCACGTAAATACTTTATCTCTTCTGAAGAGCCCCACTGAAAAACATGGGTTTTCCGTCGGCGACTATGTATATGCATGCAAGCTTACCTGGACCTCCGTAAGGCTTGGGGCCGTCTTGACCAACGGTACAACCCTGTCAATCCTCGATCGGCCGCAAGATGTGTGTGTGAACGGCTATTCTATATTCGAGTGGATTCTCCAAGAGGCTCATTCCACTTTTCTGAGGATTCCGGAACCCGGTTGGTACAGACTACGGCTTAGCTTCCGCGAACCAGCCACGATAGTTTTATCCTCGGGGGCGCACCAGATCCAGGTGCTGGAGGTTCACCTAAAACGTGAACGCGAGTACCGGCGAAAGGCAGCTTTCGCTGTTGGCAGTGGTTTTGTCGATTTTGGTTCGAAAGAACTCAAGGTTCCGGGAGGGGGATCGATTGAAGTATCCTTCACCGCGGACCCACATCTTAAAGATTGGGAGCCCCTTGATGCACTTCCGGAAAAGCCCAGCGCACTAGTGCCAGGAACATTGTTCGTGTACTCAAGGCCGGCTGAAGTACCCCATTCCTCATTTGACGCTCGGAGTGTTGCGGAAATTACATTCAATCCCCTTGTTACCTAA
- a CDS encoding formylglycine-generating enzyme family protein, which yields MFRLIMRPLFLIVGLVVIAGCPKNRTPPAGMVLVPAGEFIMGSNKVDTEGKATEFGTVKPWYLDEHPQHKVHLQDYFMDKYEVTNAAYKPFVIATGSRPPENWPSGQITPGRENYPVVYVNWYDAERFCRWAGKRLPTEAEWEKAARGTDGRDYPWGNEFDATKANTGDTGIGDLTPVGHFEAGKSPYGVYDMAGNVWEWTSDWYQPYPGSDYTSETFGEKFKVIRGSSWGGMGHYAIPYFYRTSYRFYISPEGTYPDAGFRCAKDLK from the coding sequence ATGTTCCGCCTCATAATGCGCCCCCTCTTCCTGATTGTCGGCCTGGTGGTCATCGCGGGATGCCCCAAAAATCGGACCCCGCCGGCGGGGATGGTTCTCGTTCCGGCGGGCGAATTCATCATGGGCAGCAATAAAGTCGATACGGAAGGCAAGGCCACCGAATTCGGGACGGTGAAACCCTGGTATCTGGACGAACACCCCCAACACAAGGTCCATCTTCAGGATTATTTCATGGACAAGTATGAAGTGACCAATGCCGCCTACAAGCCGTTCGTGATTGCCACGGGCTCCCGGCCGCCGGAGAACTGGCCCTCCGGCCAGATCACGCCCGGCCGCGAAAATTACCCGGTGGTGTACGTCAACTGGTACGACGCGGAGCGGTTCTGCCGCTGGGCCGGGAAACGCCTTCCGACCGAGGCGGAGTGGGAAAAAGCCGCCCGAGGAACGGACGGTCGTGACTATCCCTGGGGCAACGAATTCGATGCGACCAAGGCCAATACCGGGGACACCGGCATCGGTGATTTGACCCCGGTCGGCCATTTTGAAGCCGGAAAGAGCCCTTACGGCGTCTACGACATGGCCGGGAACGTCTGGGAATGGACCTCGGACTGGTATCAGCCTTACCCCGGTTCCGACTATACCAGCGAAACCTTCGGTGAGAAATTCAAGGTCATCCGAGGCAGCAGTTGGGGCGGCATGGGCCACTATGCCATTCCGTACTTTTATCGAACCTCCTATCGTTTCTATATCAGTCCTGAAGGGACTTATCCGGACGCCGGTTTCCGTTGCGCCAAAGATCTAAAATAG
- a CDS encoding NAD(P)H-dependent oxidoreductase has translation MNAPRNVAVIVGSLRKDSFSRKMAHALAAVAPASLRLQIVEIGPLPLYNQDLDGADPPAAWVSFRERIRASDAVLFVTPEYNRSVPAALKNALDVGSRPYGKSAWNGKPGAVVGVSQGALGAFGANHHLRQSLVFLNVPTLQQPEAYIGGAAGLFDANGTLSNESTRDFLRKFMEAFAAWIEVNQRR, from the coding sequence ATGAACGCCCCGCGCAACGTTGCCGTGATCGTCGGGAGTCTTCGCAAGGATTCCTTCAGCCGCAAGATGGCCCATGCGCTCGCGGCTGTCGCGCCTGCGTCCCTCAGGCTGCAGATCGTCGAGATCGGTCCATTGCCGCTCTATAATCAGGATCTTGATGGAGCCGATCCGCCGGCCGCCTGGGTCTCTTTCCGGGAACGGATAAGGGCCTCCGATGCCGTTTTGTTTGTCACTCCCGAATACAACCGGTCCGTTCCCGCGGCACTCAAGAACGCGCTGGATGTCGGTTCGCGGCCTTACGGGAAAAGCGCATGGAACGGCAAGCCGGGGGCCGTGGTCGGCGTATCCCAGGGAGCGCTCGGCGCGTTCGGGGCCAATCACCATCTCCGCCAGTCCCTCGTCTTCCTGAACGTGCCCACACTACAGCAGCCCGAGGCCTACATCGGCGGCGCCGCGGGTCTGTTCGACGCGAACGGAACCCTGTCCAATGAAAGCACGCGGGATTTCCTCCGAAAATTCATGGAGGCGTTCGCGGCCTGGATTGAAGTGAACCAACGACGCTAA
- a CDS encoding TPM domain-containing protein produces the protein MTAGTSSPVWAAVPQPAGYVTDEAGLLTPSQIAALDRALSEYERRTSNQIVVLTVKSLEGQDIESYSMAVAEAWKAGQKHKDNGAILIVAPNERRVRIEVGYGLEGILTDAKSARIIRNILAPRFQAGDYYDGINGAVSAMEAVIGEEFTAERRVPEAIQSFFPILMMLLFFAGLIGLIHWTAGAIAGGFLAGGLKMFAGLGGIGLIPAVFLGLLLGAVAPFFVRLFFGFYGGPMGGGRWSGRSGFGGFGGLGGGGFGGGGGFSGGGGGFGGGGASGRW, from the coding sequence TTGACGGCCGGAACGTCCTCGCCGGTTTGGGCCGCCGTCCCCCAACCGGCCGGATACGTGACGGACGAGGCGGGTCTGTTAACCCCTTCACAGATCGCCGCGTTGGACCGGGCCCTTTCCGAATACGAGCGGCGCACCTCAAACCAGATCGTCGTTCTGACAGTGAAATCCCTCGAAGGGCAGGACATCGAGTCCTATTCGATGGCGGTCGCGGAGGCCTGGAAGGCGGGACAGAAACATAAAGACAACGGGGCCATATTGATCGTGGCCCCTAACGAACGCCGGGTGCGGATCGAGGTCGGGTACGGTCTCGAAGGCATTCTGACCGACGCGAAATCGGCCCGGATCATCCGGAACATTCTTGCGCCCCGGTTCCAGGCCGGCGATTACTACGACGGGATCAACGGCGCGGTGTCGGCCATGGAGGCCGTGATCGGCGAGGAATTCACGGCCGAACGCAGGGTCCCGGAGGCCATCCAGTCGTTTTTCCCGATCCTGATGATGCTTCTGTTTTTTGCGGGTCTGATCGGTCTGATTCATTGGACGGCCGGGGCGATCGCGGGAGGATTTCTGGCCGGGGGCTTAAAGATGTTCGCCGGGCTCGGTGGGATCGGTCTGATCCCGGCCGTTTTTCTGGGGCTGCTGCTCGGGGCCGTCGCCCCGTTCTTCGTGAGGCTCTTCTTCGGATTCTACGGCGGCCCGATGGGCGGCGGGAGGTGGAGCGGGCGGTCGGGGTTCGGGGGCTTCGGCGGGTTGGGCGGGGGCGGGTTTGGGGGCGGGGGTGGATTCTCGGGAGGCGGGGGGGGCTTTGGCGGGGGCGGGGCCTCGGGGAGATGGTGA
- the serS gene encoding serine--tRNA ligase, whose amino-acid sequence MLDLKYIREHTDRVRQKMAERGHAVDLEGLLGVDRERRELTVRGDELKQRRNAASDEITRLKQQRQSADPLLAEMKQVSEGIKQIDERIRSLDEQLQERLLYLPNLLHDSVPVGKDEKENKELRRWGTQPSLDFPTRAHWEIGEKLGILDFERASRVTGARFVFYKGRGARLERALMNFMLDLHVREHGYEEILPPVIVNRASMIGTGQLPKFEEDLFRLRDEDYFLIPTAEVPVTNLYRDEILEEDRLPLSYAAYTPCFRREAGSYGKDTRGLIRQHQFNKVELVKFTTPERSYEELERLLRDAESVLQRLGLHYRVVLLCTGDSGFSSAKTYDIEVWLPGQNQFREISSCSNFESFQARRAGIRYRLKGGKKTEYVHTLNGSGLAIGRTVVAILENYQQKDGSVLIPEALRPYMGGVGEIRADR is encoded by the coding sequence ATGCTGGATCTCAAGTACATTCGAGAACATACGGATCGGGTACGACAAAAGATGGCGGAGCGCGGGCATGCCGTCGACCTTGAAGGATTGCTCGGGGTGGATCGGGAGCGTCGAGAGCTTACGGTCCGTGGGGACGAGCTCAAGCAGCGTCGGAACGCGGCCTCCGATGAGATTACCCGCCTCAAGCAGCAACGGCAATCCGCTGATCCATTGCTGGCCGAGATGAAGCAGGTCTCGGAAGGGATCAAGCAGATCGATGAACGGATTCGCTCGCTCGACGAACAATTGCAGGAGCGGCTGCTCTACCTTCCGAACCTCCTCCACGACTCCGTTCCGGTCGGCAAGGACGAAAAAGAAAATAAAGAACTCCGGCGGTGGGGAACCCAACCGTCTTTGGATTTCCCGACGCGGGCTCATTGGGAGATCGGGGAGAAACTGGGCATCTTGGATTTTGAGCGGGCCTCCCGGGTGACGGGGGCGCGGTTCGTGTTCTATAAAGGCCGGGGGGCCCGGCTTGAACGGGCCCTTATGAATTTCATGCTGGACCTCCACGTCCGTGAGCACGGCTATGAGGAGATCCTTCCGCCGGTCATCGTCAATCGCGCCAGCATGATCGGGACGGGACAACTGCCGAAGTTCGAGGAGGATCTGTTTCGCCTCCGGGATGAGGATTACTTTCTGATCCCCACCGCCGAGGTGCCGGTCACCAACCTATACCGGGACGAAATATTAGAAGAGGATCGCCTGCCGTTGTCCTACGCGGCCTACACCCCCTGTTTCCGCCGCGAGGCCGGCTCCTACGGAAAGGACACGCGGGGTCTGATCCGTCAACATCAATTCAACAAGGTCGAGCTGGTAAAATTCACGACGCCCGAGCGCTCGTATGAAGAGCTGGAGCGGCTGCTCCGGGATGCCGAATCGGTGTTGCAACGGCTCGGGCTGCATTATCGGGTCGTGCTGCTCTGCACGGGGGACAGCGGTTTCTCGTCGGCCAAAACCTACGATATCGAGGTCTGGCTTCCGGGACAGAACCAGTTTCGGGAGATATCCTCCTGCAGCAATTTCGAGTCGTTTCAGGCGCGGCGGGCCGGGATCCGGTATCGGCTGAAGGGCGGCAAAAAGACGGAGTACGTCCACACGCTCAACGGTTCCGGTCTGGCGATCGGCCGCACCGTCGTGGCGATCCTTGAAAATTACCAGCAAAAGGACGGCAGCGTGCTCATTCCCGAAGCCCTGCGCCCGTACATGGGCGGGGTGGGGGAGATTCGGGCGGATCGATAA
- a CDS encoding formylglycine-generating enzyme family protein, with amino-acid sequence MTVLEHLIRPCFFLFKVSLLVNALGLFAGVTGGSAAEAPKTSPPRAASPPGMILIPQGPFIMGSDARWPDEGPMHTVYLDGFYIDKFEVTNILYQKFIESTGRPAPGDWIGNAYPPNNGNHPVVFVSWYDANDFCHWAGKRLPTDIEWEKAARGRDGRWFPWGNDFDPKKANVPQLKLGGTTPVGSFPKGNSPYGVSDMAGNVWEWTASWYKAYPGNKRPTENYGEKYRVLKGGSWIDCSGYHCGISAPNFNRSFFNPGTKNNGFGFRCAKSL; translated from the coding sequence ATGACCGTTCTCGAGCATTTGATAAGACCCTGTTTCTTCTTATTCAAGGTTTCGCTTCTCGTGAACGCGCTCGGCCTGTTCGCAGGGGTCACGGGGGGATCGGCCGCCGAGGCACCAAAAACAAGTCCGCCCCGGGCGGCGTCGCCGCCCGGTATGATCCTGATCCCGCAGGGGCCCTTCATCATGGGGTCGGATGCCCGATGGCCGGACGAAGGTCCCATGCATACGGTCTATCTGGACGGCTTCTACATCGATAAATTCGAGGTGACCAATATTCTTTACCAGAAATTCATCGAGTCGACCGGACGGCCCGCCCCGGGCGACTGGATCGGCAACGCCTATCCTCCCAACAACGGCAACCATCCGGTCGTTTTCGTAAGCTGGTATGACGCCAACGACTTTTGTCATTGGGCCGGCAAGCGCCTCCCGACGGATATCGAATGGGAAAAGGCGGCCCGCGGCCGGGACGGACGCTGGTTCCCTTGGGGGAACGACTTCGATCCCAAAAAGGCGAACGTTCCTCAGTTGAAATTGGGAGGGACCACCCCCGTCGGAAGTTTTCCGAAGGGCAACAGCCCCTACGGGGTCTCGGACATGGCCGGCAATGTCTGGGAGTGGACGGCCAGCTGGTACAAGGCCTATCCGGGGAATAAACGCCCCACCGAAAACTACGGGGAAAAATACCGCGTGCTGAAAGGCGGATCATGGATCGATTGTTCGGGCTACCACTGCGGGATCAGCGCCCCGAACTTCAACCGCAGCTTTTTTAATCCCGGAACGAAAAACAACGGCTTCGGATTTCGGTGCGCCAAATCCCTATAA